A genomic region of Ochotona princeps isolate mOchPri1 chromosome 17, mOchPri1.hap1, whole genome shotgun sequence contains the following coding sequences:
- the DUSP14 gene encoding dual specificity protein phosphatase 14 has product MGSRGHSTLPRTLTAPRMIAEGDVGGIAQITSSLFLGRGSVASNRDFLQSRGITCIVNATIEIPNFNWPQFEYVKVPLADTPHAPIGLYFDSVANKIHSVSRKHGATFVHCAAGVSRSATLCIAYLMKFHNVCLLEAYRWVKARRPVIRPNVGFWGQLIDYERQLFGKSTVKMVQTPYGIVPDVYEKESRHLMPYWGI; this is encoded by the coding sequence ATGGGCTCCCGAGGTCACAGCACGCTCCCGCGGACTCTCACGGCTCCTCGGATGATTGCCGAGGGAGACGTGGGAGGCATCGCGCAGATCACCTCCTCGCTGTTCCTGGGCAGGGGCAGTGTGGCCTCCAACCGGGACTTCCTGCAGTCTCGGGGCATTACGTGCATCGTGAATGCGACCATCGAGATCCCCAATTTCAACTGGCCCCAGTTCGAGTATGTTAAAGTGCCTCTGGCTGACACGCCCCATGCCCCCATTGGGCTGTACTTTGACTCCGTGGCCAACAAGATCCACAGCGTGAGCAGGAAGCATGGGGCTACCTTCGTGCACTGCGCTGCGGGGGTGAGCCGCTCGGCCACTCTGTGCATTGCTTACCTGATGAAATTCCACAACGTGTGCCTGTTGGAGGCTTACCGCTGGGTGAAAGCCCGGAGACCTGTCATCAGGCCCAACGTAGGCTTCTGGGGGCAGCTGATAGACTACGAGCGCCAGCTCTTCGGAAAGTCCACAGTTAAGATGGTGCAGACCCCTTACGGCATAGTCCCAGATGTTTACGAGAAAGAATCCCGCCACCTGATGCCTTACTGGGGGATCTAA